AAGCCCTCGGCCTGAAGCTTCACCAGCGCCTCGCGCCGCGCCAGGAGCCACCAGGGATAAGGAGACACCAGTTGCCCGAAACGACCCTGGCCCCTACCCACCAGTGGGCCGAACGTCGTACCCGGTTCCAACAACGCACCAGGAGGCAGCAGGGGACGAACCAGTTCACACAGCCGTTCGTACTCCTCGATGGGCTCGGGCCGAGCCTTCTCGAAATCGGCCAAGGCGGCCACTGGGGTCAGGTCCACGCAGGGATAAGCGAATCCGGCACTCCAGGTGGACTTGCAGACTGGGCAATTGCGAATGCCTGGCAGCTTCCACTTGTGTGCGGCGTCAACGAAGCCCGTGTGGCCTGCGCCGCTGTTCTCGTCGATGGTGAAATATCGCATGCGCGTGCTCACCACCCTACCGCTCATCGCAAGAGTAGGGCACGAATGGACCATTCACTCCAAACCGCATCATGAGTTCACCCGCGAACCGCCAGATGTCCTCCACGTTGGCGATGGTGCGGTTCTTCCTCATGAACTGCCGCCATGCTTCATTCCATTGCCCTCCCTTGGGCTCGCCACTGTGCAGCCATTGGTGGAAACTCCTCGGTAGCCGGATGGTGAAGGCGTGGATATCGATATCCCTGCTGCTAAACCATTCAGCCAGTTCCTTTTGCTGCGGGAAGATGTGGTGCTTCTCGAAAGGCTCGCGCGGAGGAGAGAGGCACTGGTGGCGGAAGAGCCTGGGCGCACTCAGCTCCCGCGTCTTCCAGTTGTGCCAGGGGATTTCGAATACGGGCTCCACACCCGCGGGCACGGAGAGAGGATGTCCCCACCAGCGGCTCGCACTGGGACCCCGCACCAAGGGCACGCGGAACATCGGGGCGGGCGCGGGCGCCGGAACCATCGCCTGAGCCAGCCGTACGGGGTGGGCCTCCGCATCCACCACGTCCTGGCAACGCCAGATGGCGCAGTGCTCCTCGTCGCACAGCGGCACCACGCACGTGGCGTCCGCGCGGGCCTCCGCCCATGAAGAGGACACGACCTCGGGCGCCCCGGCCTCACGCACCGTGAGCGAGGAGGAGGCACAGGCGCTCAGCAGCACGCCGAGGAGCGCAAGCCCCACTCTGGAGCACAAAAAGCTCATGCGACCATCCTACGTTCGCCGCGTGGGCCCCCCACGCTCGAAAAACGCCTCCCGGCTCAGCGGATCTTCTTCGATGGCAGACCCTTCAGTGCCGCCGAGTCATGGCCAGGCCGGTGGACAGGTCGTGCAGCCCTCTACGGAAGATCCGGGCGCCTCCGACTTGTGTGGGAGCGATTCTCAAGCCGTACACGGAAAAGTATCGCCCGGTCTTCTCTGGAACTCCGTCTTCGGGAGTCCAGTAATTGACCTCTTCGCAAGCGGCATCATCGATGCACTTCACGAGGCTCAGCACATTCAAGAGGCAATATGGCTCGGGCTGTGTCTCGACGTTCGCCGGGATGAGCTGGACATCGGCTGGCGCCAGCTCGGCCAGGACCGAGGCCACCTTCTTGTGGACGACCGGTGCTGTATCCGCCAGGGAGAAGTCGAGCGCTCTTCCGGGCTGGAGGAAGGGAACTCGAACAGGCCCGCTAACGCGAAGTGGATGACCCGCGAGAAATACGCCACTCAGAGGCTGACCCGTCCGCTCATCGGTCGGGGTTCCCAGTATCCATCCACCAGGGACATTCACGTCGTCCATCAGCCGGAAGTAGCGCATTCGCCGGGTGTTCCTCTCTTGCGACTGGCGTCGTCATCCACTGGTTCAGCCTTTTCCAGGAATCGAGCACTCCATGCCCAACCACCCGAGCCATGTCCCGATTACCTTCGCCAACATTCCGGCCTCCTCGGCGCGTTCGCGAGCGTAGCCGCGCAGCGGGGCTCGGAGCCATCGCCACCGGTTGCCGTCATAGCACCGTGGTCTCCTTCCCACTTCCACCCGACGTGACGTCCGCAGTAGGCTGCGCCGCATCACCTCTTGAGAGGGCTCTCACATGGGCGACAGCCACGACCGGACGGGTGGAAGACTCGGACCATATCTCCTCGACACGCGCTACCAGGATCTCGATGAGCCCGGCGGCCAGGTCTACGCGGCCCACCACGTGGACACCGGCCGCCCCGCGCTCGTGCTCGTGCCGAAGCCCGAAGACACCTGGGCACCTCGCAGCGACTGGACCGCGCGAGTCACCTCCCAGGTGTCTCCTCCCTTCCTCGCCACGGAGCTGGAGCGACCTCCTCCGGCCGACACCGACGCCCTCTCCGATGTGGGCCTGGGATTCATCCGGCTCGCGGGGGCCATGACCGCCGTGGAGGACCGGAAGGAGGCGAACACCGCGTTCTCCCAAATGCCCACGCCCCCGCCCAGCGAGAGACACACGACACGGGTACCGGGCTGTCGGCACGTGAGGACGGGTGCACTCGTCGCGGGAGTGCTGGTGCTGGTGGCCGTAGTGCTCTGTTCCCATGGTCTTGGTTCTCCGGTGCGGGGAGCGGACACGACCGAGCCCACGCCCGCCGAGCCCACCTTCTGGGCCGACCAGACAGACGTCGATTCCGCCATTGGCTACCCCATGCCCAAGGACCCGTTCCCCGGGCAGCTGAAACCTCCGTGCGGCAGTGAGGCCTACGTGGAAATCCGGGGCGCCTGCTGGCACCAGGGAAGGCACGATGCACCCTGCCCCAAGGGCACCGCCGAATACGAGGGCAAGTGTTACATGCCCGTGCGCGCCAAGAAGCCGGAGCCGCGCTCGCTCGAGCCCTGACACCGCGTCCCACCGCCGAGCACGCGCTCCGAGGATGGCTCCCCAAGAGTCGTCTGACACCCTTCTCGGGACGCCACGCAAAGTAAGCATGGAAGTACCTGTTCATGACCCGCTTCGGAGCCGTTCCCCTCTCCCCATGACGACGATCTCCTCGCCCCCTGTCTCTCGTTGGCGCCGCTTGCTGGCGGTGCTGCTCAGCATCACCCCGGGCTGTGGCCACGTGCTGTGGGGCCGCTGGCGGCGGGGGCTCGTGTGGCTGGGAGCCATGTTGTTGGCGCAGGCCTCGCTGCCACTCACGGGCTTCGCCGGGCTGCTGCTCACACTTGGGGTGATCCTCGGCGCGGCGGTGGACGTGGCGAGGCTACCTCCACCGGAGGCGGGCGTACCGCGGCTGGGGCGGGTGCTGCTGACCCTGGTGGGCTTCTGGATGGGGTCCGGCATCGTG
Above is a window of Cystobacter fuscus DNA encoding:
- a CDS encoding TIGR02269 family lipoprotein translates to MSFLCSRVGLALLGVLLSACASSSLTVREAGAPEVVSSSWAEARADATCVVPLCDEEHCAIWRCQDVVDAEAHPVRLAQAMVPAPAPAPMFRVPLVRGPSASRWWGHPLSVPAGVEPVFEIPWHNWKTRELSAPRLFRHQCLSPPREPFEKHHIFPQQKELAEWFSSRDIDIHAFTIRLPRSFHQWLHSGEPKGGQWNEAWRQFMRKNRTIANVEDIWRFAGELMMRFGVNGPFVPYSCDER
- a CDS encoding double-CXXCG motif protein encodes the protein MSTRMRYFTIDENSGAGHTGFVDAAHKWKLPGIRNCPVCKSTWSAGFAYPCVDLTPVAALADFEKARPEPIEEYERLCELVRPLLPPGALLEPGTTFGPLVGRGQGRFGQLVSPYPWWLLARREALVKLQAEGLRGLEGCHTEVRFRQRNPPELLELQILPMGRLHRGCLPHYQPPCSRCGRGRIPLPDDLLVDVTTIQRELDLFRLEDFSTVIVCTERFADACQRLGLDGVAFKPLPSKKRR
- a CDS encoding protein kinase; the encoded protein is MDTGRPALVLVPKPEDTWAPRSDWTARVTSQVSPPFLATELERPPPADTDALSDVGLGFIRLAGAMTAVEDRKEANTAFSQMPTPPPSERHTTRVPGCRHVRTGALVAGVLVLVAVVLCSHGLGSPVRGADTTEPTPAEPTFWADQTDVDSAIGYPMPKDPFPGQLKPPCGSEAYVEIRGACWHQGRHDAPCPKGTAEYEGKCYMPVRAKKPEPRSLEP